The following are encoded in a window of Sphaerisporangium siamense genomic DNA:
- a CDS encoding ABC transporter permease, which produces MSVHDDSEVTPRAVTAAEELPGGRPKSMWRLGLEAFLENRLAVAGLVILVAALLFCFLGPLVYRTNQINTDLASVNLAPGTPGHPLGTDQAGYDQLGRLMAGGQVSLTIGFAAAAISTVIGTLWGAVAGFFGGLVDTVMMRVVDALLAIPALFLLLVLVTIVKPSMGMMIFVFGLTAWLITSRLVRGESLSLRVREYVQAVRVMGGTSWRAVLRHIMPNVAGTVIVNATFQVADAILVVAYLGFLGLGISPPATDWGGMLNNGVNFIYTNDWWLIYPPGLAIIFVVVAVNFIGDGVRDAVEVRLRRR; this is translated from the coding sequence ATGAGCGTCCACGACGACAGTGAAGTGACGCCGCGCGCCGTCACCGCGGCGGAGGAGCTGCCCGGCGGCAGGCCCAAGAGCATGTGGCGTCTCGGCCTGGAGGCGTTCCTGGAGAACCGGCTCGCGGTGGCGGGCCTGGTGATCCTGGTGGCGGCGCTGCTGTTCTGCTTCCTGGGGCCGCTGGTCTACCGGACCAACCAGATCAACACCGACCTCGCGTCCGTCAACCTGGCGCCCGGCACGCCGGGGCACCCGCTCGGCACCGACCAGGCCGGGTACGACCAGCTCGGACGGCTGATGGCCGGCGGCCAGGTCTCGCTGACGATCGGGTTCGCGGCGGCGGCCATCTCGACCGTCATCGGCACCCTGTGGGGCGCGGTCGCCGGGTTCTTCGGCGGGCTGGTCGACACGGTGATGATGCGCGTCGTCGACGCGCTGCTCGCCATCCCGGCGCTGTTCCTGCTGCTGGTGCTGGTCACGATCGTCAAGCCCAGCATGGGGATGATGATCTTCGTCTTCGGGCTGACCGCGTGGCTGATCACCTCACGCCTGGTGCGCGGGGAATCGCTGTCGCTGCGGGTGCGCGAGTACGTCCAGGCCGTGCGGGTCATGGGCGGCACGTCCTGGCGCGCGGTGCTGCGGCACATCATGCCCAACGTCGCCGGCACCGTGATCGTCAACGCGACCTTCCAGGTGGCCGACGCGATCCTCGTGGTCGCCTACCTCGGCTTCCTGGGCCTCGGCATCTCACCGCCCGCCACCGACTGGGGCGGCATGCTCAACAACGGCGTGAACTTCATCTACACCAACGACTGGTGGCTGATCTACCCGCCCGGACTGGCGATCATCTTCGTCGTCGTGGCGGTGAACTTCATCGGGGACGGCGTGCGGGACGCCGTCGAGGTAAGGCTGCGGCGCCGATGA
- a CDS encoding ABC transporter ATP-binding protein translates to MATGTASTSAAGAATGAAPLLELRGLSTEIRLKHAVVRAVDQVDLTLSAGETLGLVGESGSGKTMTAMSIERLLPPGGRITGGRILFGGVDLVGLPEPELRGIRGAEIGLISQNPTISLNPVVPVGVQVAEALLLHTGASKREARERVVETFASVGIPNPARRYDDYPHQLSGGQQQRVMIAMALICRPKLLIADEPTTALDVTIQKQILELIDRLREDLGMAVILVTHDLGVIAGHTDRVAVMYAGRVVELAATEALFAAPRHRYTEALLEALPERAAGRSHQLYTIPGLPPDLTEASPGCRFAPRCRFATAACREQDPPTVRLDGLAHEYACFHPREESGPPTENLPPAPAAEALPGAEPGAPVTGNGGAARVSDHSWVAPTTPIPDDGTPLLEIRQVVRDFPVTGGAILKRKIGEVSAVAGVSLRVERGMTLGLAGESGCGKTTLGRLVVGLERPTSGEILFRGRRIDRMRGKDGRLERRHIQLMFQDSYGSLDPRMRVRAILREPLEIQRVGTGRDRDRRVDELLDAVGLPRRAAERYPHEFSGGQRQRIGLARALALQPALIVADEPVSALDVSIQAQVLNLMRALQRERELTYLFISHDLAVVRYLSDVIAVMYLGKVVEVGPAEEVYTTPRHHYTRALLDTIPVADPAVERAKRRLGAPGEPPSPTDPPSGCRFRTRCPVAQDVCATLEPPLTPVAADADPPAPPGGRTHHVACHFPLAAPVSGAGAPAAGEHTPA, encoded by the coding sequence ATGGCAACGGGAACGGCATCGACGTCCGCCGCTGGGGCCGCGACCGGCGCGGCGCCGTTGCTGGAACTGCGCGGGCTGTCCACCGAGATCAGGCTCAAGCACGCCGTCGTCCGCGCCGTGGACCAGGTCGACCTGACACTGTCCGCCGGGGAGACGCTCGGCCTGGTCGGCGAGTCCGGCAGCGGCAAGACCATGACCGCGATGTCGATCGAGCGGCTGCTGCCGCCGGGCGGGCGGATCACCGGCGGGCGGATCCTCTTCGGCGGCGTGGACCTGGTGGGGCTGCCGGAGCCGGAGCTGCGCGGGATCCGGGGCGCCGAGATCGGCCTGATCTCGCAGAACCCCACGATCTCGCTGAACCCGGTGGTGCCGGTCGGCGTCCAGGTGGCCGAGGCGCTGCTGCTGCACACCGGCGCCTCCAAGCGTGAGGCCCGCGAGCGCGTGGTCGAGACGTTCGCCTCGGTCGGCATCCCCAACCCGGCGCGGCGCTACGACGACTACCCCCACCAGCTCTCCGGCGGGCAGCAGCAGCGCGTGATGATCGCGATGGCGCTCATCTGCCGTCCGAAGCTCCTCATCGCCGACGAGCCGACCACCGCGCTCGACGTGACCATCCAGAAGCAGATCCTGGAGCTCATCGACCGGCTGCGCGAGGACCTCGGCATGGCCGTGATCCTCGTGACGCACGACCTCGGCGTGATCGCCGGGCACACCGACCGGGTCGCGGTGATGTACGCGGGCCGGGTCGTGGAACTGGCCGCCACCGAGGCGCTGTTCGCCGCGCCCCGCCACCGCTACACCGAGGCGCTGCTCGAAGCCCTGCCGGAGCGCGCCGCCGGGCGGAGCCACCAGCTGTACACGATCCCCGGCCTGCCGCCGGACCTGACCGAGGCGTCGCCGGGGTGCCGGTTCGCCCCGCGCTGCCGCTTCGCGACCGCCGCGTGCCGCGAACAGGACCCGCCGACGGTACGCCTGGACGGCCTCGCCCACGAGTACGCGTGCTTCCACCCCCGGGAGGAGTCCGGCCCGCCCACGGAGAACCTCCCGCCCGCCCCGGCGGCCGAGGCCCTCCCGGGAGCGGAGCCCGGCGCCCCGGTCACCGGGAACGGCGGCGCCGCGCGGGTCTCCGACCACTCCTGGGTGGCCCCGACCACGCCGATCCCTGACGACGGCACGCCGCTGCTGGAGATCAGGCAGGTCGTGCGCGACTTCCCCGTCACCGGCGGGGCGATACTCAAACGCAAGATCGGCGAGGTCAGCGCCGTGGCCGGGGTGAGCCTGCGCGTCGAGCGCGGCATGACCCTGGGCCTGGCCGGCGAGTCCGGGTGCGGCAAGACCACCCTCGGACGGCTGGTCGTCGGCCTCGAACGGCCGACCAGCGGCGAGATCCTCTTCCGCGGCCGGCGGATCGACCGGATGCGCGGCAAGGACGGGCGGCTGGAGCGCCGCCACATCCAGCTCATGTTCCAGGACTCCTACGGCTCCCTCGACCCGAGGATGCGGGTGCGGGCGATCCTGCGCGAACCGCTGGAGATCCAGCGGGTCGGCACCGGCCGCGACCGGGACCGCCGCGTCGACGAGCTGCTCGACGCGGTCGGACTCCCCCGGCGGGCCGCCGAGCGGTACCCGCACGAGTTCTCCGGCGGGCAGCGGCAGCGCATCGGCCTGGCCCGCGCGCTGGCCCTGCAACCCGCCCTGATCGTCGCCGACGAGCCGGTCTCGGCGCTGGACGTGTCGATCCAGGCGCAGGTGCTGAACCTGATGCGCGCCCTGCAGCGCGAGCGCGAGCTGACGTACCTGTTCATCAGCCACGACCTGGCCGTCGTGCGCTACCTGTCCGACGTGATCGCGGTGATGTACCTCGGCAAGGTCGTGGAGGTCGGCCCCGCCGAGGAGGTGTACACGACGCCGCGGCACCACTACACGCGGGCGCTGCTCGACACGATCCCGGTCGCCGACCCCGCCGTCGAGCGGGCCAAGCGCCGGCTCGGCGCGCCCGGCGAGCCGCCCTCGCCCACGGACCCGCCGAGCGGCTGCCGGTTCCGGACGCGATGCCCGGTCGCGCAGGACGTCTGCGCGACGCTGGAGCCGCCGCTCACCCCCGTGGCGGCCGACGCCGATCCACCCGCGCCGCCCGGCGGGCGCACGCACCACGTCGCGTGCCACTTCCCCCTGGCGGCGCCGGTCTCCGGGGCGGGCGCCCCGGCCGCGGGAGAGCACACGCCTGCGTGA
- a CDS encoding multidrug effflux MFS transporter, protein MSEIHSAGSVPARPTRRLLLVMGALSTFGPLSIDLYLPALPDLARQLHASDSAAQWSISMCLIGLATGQLFIGPLSDRIGRKRPLFVGVAMYAVVSLLCAVAPSMAALNVLRLLQGLAGSAGTVIVGAMVRDMYEGQRMARILSLLMLVGGIAPIVAPVLGGQLLYVTDWRGIFVTLGAISVLLLVAVTALPETLRPELRHVGGLRRVREGFTSVVRDRVFVGCALGSSVGGAALFIYISVSAFVLEGGYGVSPQAFSFIFGVNSVGLMLSGYANALLLRRLRPEPLLVGGALIAAGTGVFCLVAALLHAPLAVFLPALFLTVATGGLASPNATALALVRHSANAGTAAALLGSSGFLLGALLAPAASLGGASAVAMTCGIAISRSMAWAAYRFIAIPGRREAGPEAPARDATAA, encoded by the coding sequence GTGAGCGAGATCCATTCCGCCGGTTCCGTTCCGGCGCGGCCCACCCGCCGCCTGCTCCTCGTCATGGGCGCGCTGTCGACGTTCGGCCCGCTGTCGATCGACCTGTACCTGCCCGCGCTGCCCGACCTGGCCCGGCAGCTCCACGCCTCCGACAGCGCGGCGCAGTGGAGCATCTCCATGTGCCTGATCGGCCTGGCGACCGGCCAGCTCTTCATCGGCCCGCTCAGCGACCGGATCGGGCGCAAGCGTCCGCTGTTCGTCGGCGTGGCGATGTACGCGGTCGTGTCGCTGCTGTGCGCCGTGGCCCCCTCGATGGCCGCGCTGAACGTCCTGCGCCTGCTGCAAGGGCTGGCCGGGTCGGCCGGCACGGTGATCGTCGGCGCGATGGTCCGCGACATGTACGAGGGGCAGCGGATGGCGCGCATCCTGTCCCTGCTGATGCTCGTCGGCGGCATCGCGCCCATCGTGGCGCCGGTGCTGGGCGGGCAACTGCTGTACGTGACGGACTGGCGCGGCATCTTCGTCACGCTCGGCGCGATCTCGGTGCTGCTGCTGGTCGCGGTGACCGCGCTGCCCGAGACGCTACGGCCGGAGCTGCGGCACGTCGGCGGGCTGCGGCGCGTCCGCGAGGGCTTCACCTCGGTGGTCCGCGACCGGGTCTTCGTCGGCTGCGCGCTCGGGTCGAGCGTCGGCGGGGCCGCGCTGTTCATCTACATCTCGGTCAGCGCGTTCGTGCTCGAAGGCGGCTACGGCGTGAGCCCGCAGGCGTTCTCGTTCATCTTCGGCGTCAACTCGGTCGGCCTGATGCTGAGCGGGTACGCGAACGCGCTGCTGCTGCGCCGCCTGCGGCCGGAACCACTGCTGGTCGGCGGGGCGCTGATCGCCGCGGGCACGGGGGTGTTCTGCCTGGTCGCCGCGCTGCTGCACGCGCCGCTGGCGGTGTTCCTGCCCGCCCTGTTCCTGACCGTCGCGACCGGCGGGCTGGCCTCGCCGAACGCGACGGCGCTCGCGCTCGTCCGCCACTCCGCCAACGCGGGGACGGCCGCGGCGCTGCTCGGCAGCAGCGGCTTCCTGCTGGGAGCCCTGCTCGCGCCGGCCGCCTCGCTCGGCGGCGCGAGCGCGGTCGCCATGACGTGCGGGATAGCGATCTCCCGGTCCATGGCCTGGGCGGCCTACCGGTTCATCGCGATCCCGGGCCGCCGCGAGGCCGGACCCGAGGCTCCGGCGCGGGACGCTACAGCCGCTTGA